In Dictyoglomus sp., one DNA window encodes the following:
- a CDS encoding roadblock/LC7 domain-containing protein, translating into MDEREQLLSLIISLEDQEEIERYLSQFLGESKAKAALLVDKSGTVIGGKGTASQFDFVTISALAAGAFSATQELAKLLGEEEFSLIFHQGKRNHLHISHIEKQVLLLVIFDDSTTLGMVRLFAQKACQNLAQIIRKIRERQKELPQVEISFGDVEDFFKK; encoded by the coding sequence ATGGATGAGAGAGAGCAATTACTATCACTTATTATCTCCCTCGAAGATCAAGAGGAGATAGAAAGGTATTTAAGCCAATTTTTAGGGGAATCTAAAGCAAAAGCAGCTTTACTGGTGGATAAAAGTGGTACAGTTATTGGAGGTAAAGGAACTGCCTCACAATTTGATTTTGTAACGATCTCTGCTTTGGCTGCTGGTGCTTTCTCTGCAACTCAGGAATTAGCTAAATTATTAGGGGAAGAAGAATTTTCTTTAATCTTCCATCAAGGAAAAAGAAATCATCTTCATATCTCTCATATTGAAAAACAAGTTCTTCTCTTAGTGATTTTTGATGACTCTACAACTCTTGGTATGGTAAGACTCTTTGCTCAAAAAGCATGTCAGAATCTTGCTCAAATAATTAGGAAAATTAGAGAAAGACAAAAAGAATTACCCCAAGTTGAAATATCTTTTGGAGATGTGGAGGATTTCTTTAAAAAGTAG
- a CDS encoding ADP-ribosylation factor-like protein, producing the protein MAIVNYAEKEITCKIVYCGPGLSGKTVNLQQIYKTVSPERRGELVSLATETERTLFFDFLPLEIGTVHGFKLRFQLYTTPGQALYEASRKLILRGADGLVYVVDSQKERLEENIKIFEALKKELSMVGYKFEEIPFVFQYNKRDLPNISSVEELNIHLNVDGKYPYFEAVAIEGIGVMETLKGIMQLVLGKIGRK; encoded by the coding sequence ATGGCAATAGTAAATTATGCAGAAAAGGAAATAACATGTAAGATTGTATATTGTGGACCTGGACTCTCAGGAAAGACAGTAAATCTTCAGCAGATATATAAAACTGTTTCTCCAGAAAGAAGAGGAGAATTAGTTTCTTTAGCAACTGAAACAGAAAGAACTTTATTTTTCGACTTTTTGCCTTTAGAGATTGGTACTGTTCATGGATTTAAATTAAGATTTCAACTTTATACAACTCCAGGACAAGCCTTGTATGAAGCAAGCAGAAAGTTGATATTAAGAGGTGCTGATGGTTTGGTTTATGTTGTAGATTCTCAAAAAGAAAGATTAGAAGAGAATATAAAAATTTTTGAGGCATTAAAAAAGGAACTATCGATGGTAGGTTATAAATTTGAGGAAATTCCTTTTGTTTTTCAATATAATAAGAGAGATTTACCTAATATATCCTCTGTGGAGGAGTTAAATATACATCTTAATGTAGATGGTAAATATCCATATTTTGAAGCGGTAGCTATTGAGGGTATTGGAGTAATGGAAACTTTAAAAGGAATAATGCAATTGGTTTTGGGAAAGATAGGGAGAAAGTAG
- a CDS encoding SLBB domain-containing protein, whose protein sequence is MKKLLFLVIILFIFITLSYSQELQRWGTQEDIYIGPPVDPDKYILGPGDRLRLYLIKEKEAPEIYDLIVSPTGSVSLPMIGSIKVSDLTINNANREISRQLIRLYPKSIISLDLVYPRRIKVFISGEVVNPGTYNMLALSRLDDLIKTAGGLKSSASTRGIQIKRGNRIIEVDYLKFLKEGDLSQNPFIEEGDLVYVPLMKKSVRVLGQVKNPGIYEIKEGERLLDVLNMAGGLNERASLFGATLDRVSGERIDLDLYKLFYGKEKERDEVNLFLQSGDTINIIPEIKRVYVLGFVKNPGPVQLVEKLGTTPEGAVISGQAMEGARISEIINNAGGILPNGSLRNIEIRRKGNPNNKIVVDLYKILVLGEVAEEEIKIYPGDVIYVPPITMTVKILGQVRFPGVYEINPGDRIRDAILRAGGITEKAGRENGQLERVINGKKVIYTFNIAEAIQGKEKDNLILQDGDTVYVSELRRLVYVLGQVNMPGAFDYKEGRKLTEYISLAGGLKDRADLGKVAVIREENGESRIIPVNLSDIINKGKVNLDIEIKENDIIFVPEVFIKGWQDIVQILMGIGILRSTIGPLLGW, encoded by the coding sequence TTGAAGAAGTTATTATTTTTAGTAATTATATTGTTTATATTTATAACTCTTAGCTATTCTCAAGAATTACAAAGATGGGGTACACAAGAAGATATTTATATTGGTCCTCCTGTTGATCCTGATAAATATATATTAGGTCCTGGTGATAGATTAAGGTTATATTTGATAAAAGAAAAAGAAGCCCCAGAAATATACGATTTAATTGTTTCTCCTACTGGTTCTGTCTCTTTACCAATGATTGGAAGTATAAAAGTGTCCGATTTAACTATAAATAATGCAAATAGGGAAATTTCAAGACAGTTAATAAGACTGTATCCTAAAAGTATAATTTCTTTAGATTTGGTATATCCAAGGAGAATAAAGGTATTTATCAGTGGGGAAGTAGTAAATCCAGGAACTTATAATATGCTTGCATTAAGTAGATTAGATGATTTAATAAAGACAGCAGGAGGATTGAAGTCTTCTGCATCCACAAGAGGGATACAAATAAAAAGAGGTAATAGAATAATAGAGGTTGATTATTTAAAATTTTTAAAAGAAGGAGACTTAAGTCAAAATCCCTTTATTGAGGAAGGAGATTTAGTATATGTTCCTCTTATGAAGAAAAGTGTAAGAGTATTAGGGCAAGTAAAGAATCCAGGGATTTACGAGATAAAGGAAGGAGAAAGATTGTTAGATGTATTAAACATGGCTGGAGGGCTTAATGAAAGGGCTTCTCTTTTTGGCGCAACTTTAGATCGAGTATCGGGTGAAAGAATTGATTTAGATCTTTATAAATTGTTTTATGGAAAAGAAAAGGAAAGGGATGAAGTAAATTTATTTTTACAAAGTGGAGATACTATTAATATTATTCCAGAAATTAAAAGGGTTTATGTTTTAGGATTTGTGAAAAATCCAGGACCAGTACAATTAGTGGAAAAATTGGGAACTACTCCTGAAGGAGCAGTAATTTCAGGTCAAGCTATGGAAGGAGCAAGAATAAGCGAGATTATAAATAACGCAGGAGGAATACTTCCTAATGGAAGTCTTAGAAATATAGAAATAAGAAGAAAAGGAAATCCTAATAACAAGATTGTTGTAGATCTATATAAGATTTTAGTCTTAGGAGAGGTAGCAGAAGAGGAGATTAAAATATATCCTGGAGATGTAATTTATGTTCCTCCAATAACTATGACAGTAAAAATATTGGGACAGGTAAGGTTTCCAGGGGTTTATGAAATAAATCCAGGAGATAGAATAAGAGATGCAATTTTAAGAGCAGGAGGAATAACTGAGAAGGCAGGAAGAGAAAATGGGCAATTAGAAAGAGTAATCAATGGAAAAAAGGTAATATACACCTTTAATATTGCAGAAGCAATTCAAGGAAAAGAAAAAGATAATTTAATTTTACAAGACGGAGATACTGTTTATGTTTCGGAATTAAGAAGATTAGTTTATGTATTAGGACAAGTTAATATGCCTGGTGCCTTTGATTATAAAGAAGGAAGAAAATTAACAGAGTATATAAGTTTAGCGGGAGGATTAAAAGATAGAGCAGACCTTGGTAAAGTAGCTGTAATAAGAGAAGAAAATGGAGAATCAAGGATTATTCCTGTTAATCTTTCTGATATTATAAATAAAGGCAAAGTTAACTTGGATATAGAAATTAAAGAAAATGATATAATTTTTGTTCCAGAAGTCTTTATTAAGGGATGGCAAGATATTGTTCAAATACTGATGGGAATAGGGATATTAAGATCTACTATAGGACCTCTTCTTGGATGGTAG
- a CDS encoding GumC family protein yields the protein MKEDIGTEEISLVELFHIIWRRKNLIIALFIISVILALVYSLLSPKIYSASSVILIPSEKGTSGLSSLISSLPVNIGILGITTPAANYVAILKSRSAAEYVFDKLKLDNYFEHKFREEKIEALRKIVKITQNEKENTITITAEAKDPKLSADIANAYVEALEKIIASLNISSAKRERMFIEEQLKRVERDLKIAEEKLKNFQERHLLIDVSSEAKVLIDNLANLYSQRESCDMSIKLAKRNLEDLQNILIEQTNLQRKDILAITSLTYTSSLNEWREKLISQEVDLALLSLEYGPEHPKVVAAKAAVDMTKKVMKDEIERISKAIGNYSLDKLFSLQLEIVFNEAKKKALDSVIEKYEKKLSQLPSLGLELGRLMREVKVQETIYTLLTSQYEQAKVNEAKENIVVQVVDYAVPPVKKSKPSTTLNVLIAGVSSIFLGIFLAFFLNFWGNFREELRKLEEK from the coding sequence ATGAAAGAAGATATAGGTACTGAAGAAATAAGTTTAGTGGAATTATTTCATATAATTTGGAGAAGAAAAAATTTGATTATAGCTCTTTTTATTATTTCAGTAATTTTAGCCCTTGTTTACAGTCTTTTATCTCCTAAAATATATTCCGCATCTTCAGTAATTCTTATCCCATCTGAAAAGGGAACATCAGGTTTAAGTAGTCTTATCTCAAGTTTACCAGTAAATATTGGAATTCTTGGAATAACTACTCCTGCTGCTAATTATGTAGCTATTTTAAAAAGTAGAAGTGCTGCAGAGTATGTTTTTGATAAATTAAAACTTGATAATTACTTTGAACATAAATTCAGAGAGGAAAAAATTGAGGCTTTAAGAAAAATAGTTAAAATAACTCAAAATGAGAAAGAAAATACTATAACTATCACTGCAGAAGCAAAAGATCCAAAACTTTCCGCAGATATAGCAAATGCATATGTAGAAGCTTTAGAGAAAATTATTGCTTCTTTAAATATTAGTTCTGCAAAGAGAGAAAGAATGTTCATTGAGGAACAATTAAAAAGGGTTGAAAGAGATCTAAAAATAGCAGAGGAAAAGTTAAAAAACTTTCAAGAAAGACATTTATTAATTGATGTTAGTAGTGAAGCAAAGGTATTAATTGATAATTTAGCAAATCTTTATTCTCAGAGGGAATCCTGTGATATGTCCATAAAACTTGCTAAGAGAAATCTTGAGGATCTTCAAAATATATTAATAGAACAGACTAATCTTCAAAGGAAAGATATTTTAGCAATAACATCCTTAACTTATACTTCCTCTTTAAATGAATGGAGAGAAAAACTTATTTCTCAAGAAGTTGATTTAGCTTTATTATCATTGGAATATGGACCTGAGCATCCCAAAGTTGTTGCTGCAAAAGCAGCAGTAGATATGACAAAAAAGGTAATGAAGGATGAAATTGAGAGAATATCAAAGGCTATTGGGAATTATTCTTTGGATAAACTCTTTTCTTTACAATTAGAAATAGTGTTTAATGAGGCAAAAAAGAAAGCCTTAGATAGTGTTATAGAAAAATATGAGAAAAAACTTTCTCAACTCCCTTCCTTGGGTCTTGAATTGGGAAGATTGATGAGGGAAGTAAAAGTTCAGGAGACTATTTATACTTTATTAACTTCTCAATATGAACAAGCAAAAGTTAACGAAGCAAAAGAAAATATAGTTGTTCAAGTGGTAGATTACGCTGTCCCACCAGTCAAAAAGAGTAAGCCTTCAACTACTTTAAATGTTCTTATTGCGGGAGTAAGCAGTATATTTTTAGGTATCTTTTTAGCCTTTTTCTTAAATTTTTGGGGAAATTTTAGGGAAGAGTTAAGAAAATTGGAGGAAAAATAA
- the galE gene encoding UDP-glucose 4-epimerase GalE — protein MEKLLVTGGAGYIGSHVVKDLIKKGYDVIVIDNLEKGHRSAVKSKYFYKIDLKDKDSLEKIFESFNIKGILHFAAASLVGESMTNPGKYFENNILGGLNLLECMVKYDVKFLIFSSTAAVYGEPKVIPIPEDHPTIPTNVYGSSKLMFEEILKWYEKIFGIKYMSLRYFNAAGCDPEGELGEDHNPETHLIPLILKTALGQRNYVEIYGTDYPTPDGTCIRDYIHISDLSFAHILALEALLSGESSNIYNLGNSRGFSVREVIKTAEKVVGERIPVKEVGRRAGDPAILIASSEKIKKDLGWNPQYSDLEKIIESHWKWLKNHPNGYPD, from the coding sequence ATGGAAAAATTATTAGTAACTGGTGGTGCAGGGTACATTGGGAGTCATGTGGTTAAAGATTTAATTAAGAAAGGTTATGATGTAATTGTAATTGATAATTTAGAAAAAGGACATAGGTCCGCAGTAAAGTCAAAATATTTTTATAAAATAGATTTAAAGGATAAAGATTCTTTAGAGAAAATTTTTGAAAGCTTTAATATTAAGGGAATTTTACATTTTGCTGCAGCAAGTCTGGTTGGAGAATCTATGACCAATCCAGGAAAATATTTTGAAAATAATATCTTAGGAGGATTAAATCTTTTAGAATGTATGGTCAAATATGATGTTAAGTTTTTAATATTTTCATCCACTGCTGCAGTATATGGTGAACCTAAAGTTATTCCTATTCCTGAAGATCATCCTACAATTCCTACAAATGTTTATGGTTCCTCAAAACTAATGTTCGAAGAAATTCTGAAATGGTATGAAAAAATTTTTGGTATTAAATATATGTCTTTAAGATATTTTAACGCAGCAGGCTGTGATCCTGAGGGAGAGCTAGGAGAAGATCATAATCCCGAGACTCATCTTATACCATTAATTTTAAAAACTGCCCTTGGACAAAGAAATTATGTAGAAATTTATGGAACTGATTATCCTACTCCCGATGGAACATGTATTCGGGATTATATTCATATATCAGATCTATCTTTTGCACACATATTAGCATTGGAAGCTTTATTATCTGGAGAAAGTTCTAATATATATAATTTGGGAAATTCTCGAGGTTTTTCAGTTAGAGAAGTCATAAAAACTGCTGAAAAGGTTGTAGGAGAAAGAATTCCTGTAAAAGAAGTAGGAAGAAGGGCAGGAGATCCTGCAATTTTAATAGCAAGTTCTGAGAAAATTAAAAAAGACTTAGGATGGAATCCTCAGTATAGTGATTTAGAGAAGATCATTGAATCTCACTGGAAATGGTTGAAAAATCATCCCAATGGTTATCCTGATTAA
- the smpB gene encoding SsrA-binding protein SmpB has product MRQVKKYVTINRKAKHDYYILETYEAGIALTGTEVKSLREGKVSIVDSYADIDKGELWLFDLHISPYDKGNIYNHDPKRPRKLLMHKDEISRLIGKIKEKGLTLIPLSIYFNERGWAKVELGLAKGKKLYDKRRDLAEKAEKRELERAYKIKY; this is encoded by the coding sequence ATGAGACAGGTAAAAAAATATGTAACTATTAATAGAAAAGCAAAACATGATTACTACATACTAGAGACTTATGAGGCAGGAATTGCTCTGACAGGTACCGAGGTTAAGTCTCTTCGTGAGGGAAAAGTAAGCATTGTTGATAGTTATGCAGATATTGACAAAGGAGAATTGTGGCTATTTGATCTTCATATAAGTCCCTATGATAAAGGAAATATATATAATCATGATCCTAAAAGGCCGAGAAAACTTTTAATGCATAAAGATGAAATATCTCGTCTTATAGGAAAGATTAAGGAAAAGGGCTTGACATTGATACCTCTTTCTATATATTTTAATGAAAGAGGATGGGCAAAGGTTGAGTTAGGACTTGCAAAGGGTAAAAAATTATACGATAAAAGAAGAGATTTAGCAGAAAAAGCTGAAAAAAGAGAATTAGAAAGAGCTTATAAAATAAAATATTAA
- a CDS encoding N-acetylmuramoyl-L-alanine amidase family protein, translating into MFLIVFALFNLFFSVYGEEIFSLYFPNIKDKIIVTPHFKGQEIYLPITLISSLLSSSFKIEKEKVFIFKNSKELFVGNIGRKECIINEKSYKLLDPVLSIDSDIFLPIKSLFSLLGYRVIIKEKAIYIVQIIDEISWKEEKVFFKIKSEDKIEYKSFKLKDPNRLVFDLYNCILIEKGEIYPKISGIKNIRYSQYSTAPYVVRIVLEFYKDFLEPKITSDNGQVVLNFSKEKSEESLEIKLVDIKWIKDEKNLSINLLFNSAFTYSKGILKNPERIFFDFPNATTSNTNTIFVNENPVEKIRFGFQSINPKILRIVFDLYTATIFNEEVFTDTLKINFPREIEDPRIEEKTKNLLVIIDPGHGGSDPGAIYSNILEKDLNLQVSLKLSKILKENGYKVILIREKDETISLDDRVSFVKNFLQNNNLTEKVIYLSIHANAALSPDVRGIEIFYSTDFSFDLAKTFSDTLSKYYSVRTLRQGKFYVLSRIPIPGVIIEMGFLSNNEERLLLISEEFQNSLVEKIKEAIEKYNIER; encoded by the coding sequence ATGTTTTTAATAGTTTTTGCTCTTTTTAATTTGTTCTTCTCCGTATATGGAGAAGAAATTTTTTCTTTATATTTTCCTAACATAAAAGATAAAATTATTGTTACTCCACACTTTAAAGGACAAGAAATTTATCTTCCTATTACATTGATCTCTTCTCTTTTAAGTTCTTCTTTCAAAATAGAAAAAGAGAAAGTTTTTATTTTTAAAAACTCAAAGGAACTTTTCGTGGGAAATATTGGAAGAAAAGAATGTATTATTAATGAAAAGTCTTATAAGCTTTTAGATCCTGTTTTATCTATAGATAGTGATATTTTTCTCCCCATTAAGTCTCTTTTTTCTTTATTGGGATATCGAGTGATTATTAAAGAAAAGGCTATTTATATAGTTCAAATTATAGATGAGATTAGCTGGAAAGAGGAAAAGGTATTTTTCAAGATAAAATCTGAGGATAAGATAGAGTATAAGAGTTTTAAACTAAAAGATCCAAATAGATTAGTTTTTGATCTATATAACTGTATTTTAATAGAGAAGGGTGAGATTTATCCTAAAATTTCTGGAATTAAAAATATTAGATATTCTCAATATTCTACCGCACCTTATGTGGTTAGAATAGTTTTAGAATTCTATAAAGACTTTTTAGAACCTAAAATAACTTCAGATAACGGACAAGTAGTTTTAAATTTTTCTAAGGAAAAAAGTGAAGAATCTTTAGAGATAAAACTTGTAGACATAAAATGGATAAAGGATGAAAAAAATCTCTCTATTAATCTTCTTTTTAATTCAGCTTTTACTTACTCTAAAGGTATTCTGAAAAACCCAGAAAGAATTTTTTTTGACTTTCCTAATGCTACAACCTCTAATACAAATACTATTTTTGTAAACGAAAATCCTGTAGAAAAAATAAGATTTGGATTCCAGAGTATTAATCCTAAAATATTAAGAATCGTTTTTGATCTTTACACTGCTACTATTTTTAATGAGGAAGTCTTTACAGATACTTTGAAAATAAATTTTCCTAGAGAAATAGAAGATCCTAGAATAGAAGAAAAAACAAAGAATCTTTTAGTTATTATTGATCCCGGACATGGAGGAAGTGATCCTGGAGCTATATATTCAAATATATTAGAAAAGGATTTAAATCTTCAGGTTTCTCTTAAGCTTTCAAAGATATTAAAAGAAAATGGATATAAAGTTATACTTATTAGAGAGAAGGATGAAACAATAAGTTTAGATGATAGGGTGAGTTTTGTTAAAAATTTCTTACAAAATAATAATTTAACAGAGAAAGTTATTTATTTAAGTATTCATGCTAATGCAGCTCTTTCTCCAGATGTTAGAGGTATAGAAATTTTTTACTCTACTGATTTTTCGTTTGATTTAGCTAAAACTTTTTCTGATACTCTGTCGAAATATTATTCTGTTAGAACTTTAAGACAAGGAAAATTTTATGTCTTGTCTCGAATACCTATTCCAGGAGTTATTATTGAAATGGGGTTTTTGAGTAATAATGAAGAAAGACTCCTATTAATCTCTGAAGAGTTTCAAAATAGTCTTGTGGAAAAAATAAAGGAGGCAATAGAAAAATATAATATAGAAAGGTGA
- the murI gene encoding glutamate racemase, with product MKKLGILDSGVGGLTVLKSLIETKKISKVIYFADTKYFPYGTKPVDFIQKRVDEIINFFLEEGVEEVIIACNTASSTAYDYLRNKFSLPIHSIVNSALSGLSRFNGKILGVLATRRTLESGLYPQLIKRINPEIKVFVESCSEGILLETIEKGIIEGEIIEEELHKCMIPLMEKNIEGLILGCTHLPFIAPVIKRNYSNITVIDPSEEIVNIVEKDEENVEEIKIDIFVTKNELEFKEILKKLLKVDWNVNKIDWERSEVGAFKGEINKKI from the coding sequence ATGAAAAAACTTGGTATTTTGGACTCTGGAGTTGGAGGATTAACTGTTCTTAAAAGTTTAATTGAAACAAAAAAAATATCAAAAGTTATTTATTTTGCAGATACAAAATATTTTCCTTATGGTACAAAACCTGTAGATTTTATTCAGAAAAGAGTAGATGAGATTATCAACTTTTTTCTTGAAGAAGGAGTAGAAGAAGTAATTATTGCCTGTAATACCGCATCTTCTACTGCCTATGATTATTTAAGAAATAAATTTTCTCTTCCTATCCATAGTATAGTAAATTCAGCTTTATCGGGACTTTCTAGATTTAACGGAAAGATACTTGGAGTTTTAGCTACTAGAAGAACTTTAGAAAGCGGACTTTATCCTCAATTAATAAAAAGAATTAATCCAGAAATAAAAGTTTTTGTCGAGTCCTGTAGTGAGGGGATTTTATTAGAAACAATAGAAAAAGGAATAATTGAAGGAGAGATTATAGAAGAAGAACTTCATAAATGTATGATTCCACTAATGGAAAAGAATATTGAAGGGCTTATATTAGGTTGTACTCATCTTCCCTTTATTGCTCCTGTTATAAAAAGAAATTATTCTAATATAACAGTAATTGATCCTTCAGAAGAAATTGTAAATATTGTAGAGAAGGATGAAGAAAATGTAGAAGAAATAAAAATTGATATTTTTGTGACAAAAAATGAACTAGAGTTTAAGGAAATTTTGAAGAAATTGTTGAAGGTCGATTGGAATGTTAATAAAATTGATTGGGAAAGGAGTGAGGTTGGTGCTTTCAAAGGAGAGATTAATAAAAAGATTTGA
- a CDS encoding M20/M25/M40 family metallo-hydrolase translates to MLSKERLIKRFEEMVKISSPSLKEKNFCDYLKKELERLNLPYKEDNAGEKIGGNSGNLIINFEGKGDPIFLVAHMDTVSPCENIIPNINGEYIKSSGNTILGADNKSAIAAILEAVEAIIEDNLEHRNIEIIFTVAEEIGLLGAKNLDFSLIKSNEGYVLDSDGELGSVILRAPYHSRFFLNIYGKASHAGAEPEKGLSAILLSSEFILNLPWGKIDEDTTGNVGIIRGGRATNIIPDEVYLEGEFRSLDLEKLNLCFKNFEEQLKIIEIKGGKWNLKKEDLYKGYSFNEKDPIIERLKPIFENLNYKLTFRSTKGGSDANIFNERGLKALNIGIAVENPHSVDERIKIDHLFGLSKIVYYLIKN, encoded by the coding sequence GTGCTTTCAAAGGAGAGATTAATAAAAAGATTTGAAGAAATGGTTAAAATTTCAAGTCCTTCTCTCAAAGAGAAAAATTTTTGTGATTATTTAAAAAAAGAACTTGAAAGATTGAATTTACCATACAAAGAAGATAATGCAGGAGAAAAAATTGGAGGAAATTCAGGTAATTTAATTATAAATTTTGAAGGAAAAGGGGATCCTATATTTTTAGTTGCTCATATGGATACAGTTTCACCATGTGAGAATATTATTCCTAATATTAACGGGGAATATATAAAAAGTAGTGGAAACACTATATTAGGAGCAGACAATAAATCTGCAATCGCTGCAATATTAGAAGCTGTGGAAGCAATAATAGAGGATAATCTGGAGCATAGAAATATAGAAATAATATTTACTGTTGCTGAAGAAATAGGTCTTCTTGGTGCAAAAAATTTAGATTTTTCCTTAATTAAATCTAATGAAGGATACGTATTAGATTCTGATGGGGAATTGGGTTCTGTGATTCTTAGAGCGCCTTATCATTCCCGTTTTTTTCTAAACATTTATGGAAAGGCCTCCCATGCAGGAGCAGAACCTGAAAAAGGATTAAGTGCTATTCTTCTTTCTAGTGAATTTATATTAAATTTGCCTTGGGGAAAGATTGACGAAGATACTACAGGAAATGTTGGAATAATAAGAGGAGGAAGAGCAACAAATATTATACCCGATGAAGTGTATTTAGAAGGAGAATTTAGAAGTTTGGATTTAGAAAAACTTAATTTATGTTTTAAAAATTTCGAGGAACAATTAAAAATAATAGAAATAAAAGGTGGTAAGTGGAATTTGAAAAAAGAGGATCTTTATAAAGGTTATTCCTTTAATGAAAAAGATCCGATTATTGAAAGACTTAAACCTATTTTTGAGAATCTTAACTACAAATTAACCTTTAGATCTACAAAGGGAGGAAGCGATGCAAACATTTTTAATGAGAGAGGGTTAAAAGCTTTAAATATTGGAATTGCTGTTGAAAACCCTCATTCTGTTGATGAAAGAATTAAGATAGATCATCTCTTTGGACTTTCTAAAATTGTATATTATTTAATTAAAAATTGA
- the glmS gene encoding methylaspartate mutase subunit S — translation MGEKTIVLGVIGSDVHAVGLRVLDYALRSAGFEVINIGVLSSQEDFIKASLETGARAILVSSLYGHAELDCQGFKEKLIEAGLGDILLYIGGNLGIGKKNWEEVVKRFKELGFHRVYPPKTTPDEVIEDLKKDLGLK, via the coding sequence ATGGGAGAAAAAACTATTGTCCTTGGAGTTATAGGTTCTGATGTACATGCAGTAGGTCTTAGAGTTTTAGATTATGCTCTAAGATCTGCAGGATTTGAAGTTATAAATATTGGGGTTTTATCCTCTCAAGAAGATTTTATAAAAGCTTCTCTTGAGACAGGTGCAAGAGCAATATTAGTGTCATCTCTTTATGGGCATGCAGAATTAGATTGTCAAGGATTTAAAGAAAAACTTATAGAAGCAGGTTTAGGAGATATCCTTCTTTATATAGGAGGAAATTTAGGAATTGGAAAAAAGAATTGGGAAGAAGTTGTAAAAAGATTTAAGGAGTTAGGATTTCATAGAGTTTATCCTCCTAAAACAACTCCTGATGAGGTTATTGAAGATTTAAAGAAAGATTTGGGTTTAAAATAA